TTAGGTACTGAGTGCACCAAATACTTTGGTGAGTAAGGGAAAAATAAGCAATATGAATTGCCAGATTCCTGATCCAGCCATGGCTTCACGTACCTTCAGTGAATGAAGGTAGAAGATATATCTAAGAATGAATTGTTCACTTTAAagaatcaaatgaaagaaatggtTAAAGATCTATACCCCACATATGGTGGATCTACTCTACAGTTGAATAAAATTCTCGTGTTTTCTCCAGATGCACCAAGGGATTCACTGTAGGAATTACTATACAAAATAGTTTTTCATTGTAACACAATTGAAGTGTGTCAGACATATGTGAAAGACATATCTAACGTCGTGCCCAAAAGTGTTGGACATAGCAAGCAAAGCAACACCTTATTGGGCATAGGTGTAGGTCCTTCCTCGTTTATAAATGTAACTGTAAAAGCAATAACTTGCTTTTCAAAGTCTTAAACCTTCATTAAAAAACGTTCAGCATTTATCAAGACATAgttgtctttatttttaattggttgTTTTCTTGCTATAAGTTGTTGATGAAAAACTCTACATAATTGCTTTCTTAATGTATTTGCAGCTTGTGCAGAAAAGTTTTGGCCGGCTATACTTTGTTGCGTCTTATTAAAAACTTACTTTCCTGATTTAGGAATTCGATTAAaagtttcaataatttatttgaaatttttcacAGACCAACTTGGTAATTTAATCCTGATTTTAATACATGATTCACTACAGGGAAAATAATAGTAGAAACAACAATCACGTCACATAATTACGTACTGCATAAACCAGTTGAGAGAATCTCAAATCATATATATCTTCAAAAGATGAATAACTTAGCAGCACCAAGGGCGATGACAGTGGGGGCGGCAGCAACCGCTACGAAGGTGAGAATGGCAGGGACAATGGCAGCACCTGACCAAACCACAGCGAAGCGGCAACGATGAAGGACTCGCGGCGGCGCGCTGATGGAGGCAACCCTTGGGAGAACAACGGCGGTGGTAGCAAAGACGAAGCAGTGAACACAAGGAAGcttaaagtgaaagaaaaagcaaTGAACACAAAAAACCAACGAAGAAGAATTGAACACAAGCAATGACCAGCAGCAGCGccaagagaaagaagaagaagctgcAGCATCGACGCGAATAAATGACAAGAGCTGAAATTTTGAACTTATTAAAGAATACTACCTCGATTGTGAGTGAAACCCAAAGCAGTAGAGCCCTACGGCATCGTCTCTGAAGGAAACCGATgcttaaaatgaaaaatctcGGGTAATATGAAACGAGGTTGTATCTCTTGGACAAATCGAATAGAAGCTTCAAAAAGTGGACGTGGCAGTGCCTTTTCGTGTTCAAGACGCTTGCCAGCCAAAAGGTGATACGGTGCAGCCAAAAAGTGATACGGTGCAGTGGTGTTATGCCTCGGTTCTGCATGAAACCGAGGTAGTGACACGTTTTCTTAAAGTTGTCAGCCAAAAGAGCTGGCTTATTGGGGGTAGCTTTAGGCACCGGTTCTTCTCTAAACTGAGGTCATAGAGTTTTTCTGCTTTGGTCCAGCATGCAACCGAAGCATATAAGATTGCATTATTTACTGATCTGCTACCGCCTTTTCATAGGCAACGGTTTAGTATAAAACGGTGTATATTGTACGAGTTTAAAAGCTATTATTTTACTACGGAAGATTTTCTTAGAAATAAAAACTgtctttaaaaacaataatcaagatactctaaattatttttagaccGTCAAGATATTAATCGatgtttttcaatattataaaaaaaagttaaaataaaagtgaCACTTAAATAAAACTGGGCCAGAAAGTAAGGAAGTTAAAGTGTCAACTTTATTACTAATATATCAACCTCTATCCGAATAGTATCAATATGACACAGGAAAGATATTTCATAGAGACTTCTCTCCCTCTCGTGGTATTCAAGAAAGCCAGACTCCCATTGCTTTTCATAACTCTTCACTGACCCTGCTAATCCTCCCTATCACTTTTTTATTACTGAATACAAAAATTGAACTCTAATTTTTATTAACCTTATACTCCTCCTTACCTAGACCTTGGCACACCTTTTgtattataaacaataatatacTTTACagaaaaagataacagaataccacccaaagtttttttttttcaaaacttacaTATGATAATATAGTTTTTCAGAGAAGGAATTTTATCACAGAGAAGAACAAACTAGAACATAAGGATCGAGCAACCTATTCAGATATCAAACGCTACATGGACAGAAAAAGTTACAACATTTATCGATCAAAATTCTCTCCAATTCTCATTTTATGGTGATTTCTattgtgtgtgtgagagagagaaaaacaagagaTCATAGGAAGAATTTCATGTATTTAGACCAtagcaaaaatattttataagggAGAATACATGATTACAAAATATTGAGAGCATAACTGCAGGATATTCAGTTACtctattttaagataataacataaatacagAATCAGTGTAATTCATATCCACCGGTTCTGTATTTACAAAgatctaacaatttcaattATCGTGTTAGATGGCTAGAGATCATTAAGTTCAATCAAGGATTTCGTTTACTAGAAGGAACGTATAGAAATCTTATTATGAAGAAATAGTGAGGATAAACCTCAATTACAAAGAAGCACGGCCGATCTGCGGTGCTTCACACCTTCTAAAGTCCACAGACCATAATTCTCTCACAATCGAGGTAATATGGTCTCTCGACCTCTTCTATTCACAGgaaacatgcattgattcttctaATAATCCCAGCCCAGCTAACTATCTCACTAACGGATACTAACAAATGCTAACAGATAGCCGATATTAATagacattttaataaattagacAAAGACCTACAAGATTAACTCAGTAACCAAAATGTAAATCACCTTGAACAAAATTATAAGCCAGTTTAGGTGTATCAGGCATCAGAATGAAATTGATCTAATATTGTTAAAGTATAGATTCTAAAATTTAGCAGACAGAATAGGAGATTAAGATATGTGCATAGAACAGTATACAACTTTGTGCAGATTTTCGGGGAAAACTATTACTTACCAGCACATAATCTGATTTCTGCAGATCTCACTAATTGATATACGCACAAGAACATTACCATGCCGAATTGCCTTCAACCATCAGCAGTCAGGACAAGAATTCTATTAATTTACTTAGCTGAGCCAAAAACTCACGGATagtaaaatgaacaaaaatacCATACACTCAATCTGCAGACTCTAAACAAATATAGTTTGTTCTAAAGCAATGCACTTATAGATCAGTTCTGTTCTCTGTTTTGTTTAGGTTAAATAGAAGAGCAAGAAATTGAAGAGGGGGGCGAGATGTGAGAAAGGAGAAACTCTCCTAGTTTGACATGAGAGAAATaggtgagaaaaaaaataaaaggaaacaatgTTTTGCATCTTTCCTAAAATGGCCTTATATCTActtataacaatattttgaatagaaacataatggttaaaagctctttttggtcccagttttggttgggaaaattcgaaatggtccccatgttttttttatgttcaatttagtcccaaagAACATATTtagtgttcaattaagtcctttttaCTAACTCCGTCTAAATTGATAACGGTGAGATGTCCAAACGTGCAATTAGAGGGTGAACTGTCATTTATGTTCTGACGTGGACTAGACCAATCATCATCATAGGGaccatatttgaaaataattaagagaAATAGGGACTAGATTGAACAACTTTCAATGACACATCACCCTTGAcatgtcatcatcatctcctacctccagaaaccctaatttcccctTACACAAAAACCCTAGCCACCACCTAACCCTAACCACCACCGGTCACGACCAGCCACCATCTTCTCACCTCCATCATTTTCTCTGTCCAACAACCACCCAAAAACACCACCTATGGCCACCTACCAACACCTTCATTGGTGCCACCCGTGCAtccaacaacaaccaccacgaAACCCATTATCGCGAATCAAATGAACCCAAAACGAAAAACCCCAAGTTCAGAAACCCTAACATTCCCAATTTGAACCCTCATCCCCCACTTCGCAAAACCCATACCTGCAAGGAAGAACAAAATCCCTAACCACTCGCAAAACAGAGAAGAACCAAGAATTCcccaaatcaattttgaaacgaaaatcatacattcCAATTTACAAAAACCAGATAACAGAACAAAAACCCCTAAATCGAAACCCTCAATCGCTATGGTGGCAGCGCGAActgggaagaagatgatggtgaaGGCGCGCGATGAAAATGGTGGTGCATGGAGGTGGTCGCAGCCGCGTCATGGTAATGGTCTTCTGGGTTTCGTTTACAGGTATGTGGTGATTGCGGTGGTGGCCAGAGGGTTTAGGTGTGGCGGCGCTAGGGTtagatttttagaaagaaagtagggtttctatttttgattgggctgaaggttgaagaagatggtgatgtggctctttgttttgtaatgaatgaaagttgttcaatctagtccccatttctgttaattattttcaaatatggtCCCTATGATGATGACTGGTCTAGTCCACGTCAGAACATAAATGACAGTTCATCCTCTAATTGCACGTTTGGACATCTCACCGTTATCAATTTAGacggagttagtgaaaaggacttaattgaacaccaaatacgttctttgggactaaattgaacacaaaaaaaacatggggaccatttcgaattttcccaaccaaaactgggaccaaaaagagcttttaaccaaacataattgtctatttaatgacatttcattttttttcctcttcatattttaatatttttattgtagcAAACAacccttaaaaatatattctttctcACTGCTTACTTTCTATCTTctcccttttccttttcttgttgAGACAAACAAAGCACTCAAGTTGAATCACAATGCATAAAGTTCACTAATTAACCTGATCATGACAACACAATACAGGATTGGCTCTGTTAGAGACCTAAGTCCTTTGGGACACTTttcaacataaaaagaaaagtcatgGTTCCAAAAATCTATGATTGTGGAAGCTGTATGATCTTATTTAGCTTGTTGATCCAAATTATAAGAACAACGCaatcaagaaaaaattatttccagtAAAAGTCATTAACAAACCTTGATATGGACATTGCCTTTTCCATCAGCTGTTTTGTTTACATAGAGAATCAGGATAGTTAGTTTCAGCATAAAAAGGCACAACATTGTAGGCTTTGTGAAAAGGATTTCCTGTTGAACGATAATAAGAGACAATAAAAGATTATTACTTTTCAGTTCAAAAGTTCTTGTATTCGATTCACTGTCAAGAAGGCATTGATACCTAAAGCATCATAAAAGTTTGTTGGAAGATCAAGTTCTGCAACAGTAGCAAGGTTAATCACATTGAGGAGAACCTCCTTACTGGCTATTCTAATTTGAGTCACCTGattataatattgaataaatttgTCATGTTGATAAAATTTCTAAACAATACAATTAGCATGGTTAACAAAATAGGTAGTAATTCTGCTGATAGCAGACCAGCAACAATGATTTATGGATTAACCATTATGAATGGACcagaaaaaaatgattaaaaaaacatttatggtCCACTAACTAAGTATTAGAAAACATACAATCCATCAATGACTTGTTTAATAAATAGATGTCCAACCTATCTATTTAAGATTACTCTCTCTCCCTTTTTGAATACTTACctctttaaaattcattaaaaatcaaCCTTGGACTGTATTTACTATATGCACCAATGtccacacacatatataaactaAACATGTATATACAAATACAATGGATATAATTCTATATATGATTGCTCCATTaagaattttttgaattaatcCAATGCATTAAACTTCACTACTGTAATTAAGGGTGTAGACAGGTTGCAATAAACATCCAATCCATCCAACCCAACCAACCCAACCCAGTTACGTTTCTGTGGAATGAGTTGAATTTTTTCTAGAGAACAAAATTAGAATCAGGGTTCAGTAATGAGTAGatgaattttaaacctaataaaCTCAGCCGAACCCAATTAGGTGATAAGTgtgtaatgaaaatattatttgtgaGAAAATTCGTCTGTGCAAAAGAAATGATCTCTAGTTGTTTATATGAATACTACTTTATCAATCCTGTCAATAAATATTCTTTACTACGCatgatattaatgttttttatatttgttgcaaataatatattattaggataaatatattctcaatatctaataattacataaaagaCAAGTAAAAAAGATTTAGACATACAAATATGATACACTGGAAGTTGGAGGAAGTTATAGTGTACCCAAATGCTAAAGTAAAGTACTACTAAACATTGTTTATTATGTAATATTCTTCTTAAATGTCAAATTCCTTAATACCTTCCATACAAGACATTAATAAAGCCAAGGTTATTCTCATCAAAATAACTATTAACTTCACTTCCTGCTGAAGTAGTAAACTGGATCCCATCCCTTTGCAAGGTCTCTGCCACCTTAAAGCTCAATACCTATAGAAACAAAGACAAAATTATTTAGCTTACCTTTGAGtgttatttacaaaattatttagcTTACCTTGAATTTACAGTTTTAAATCCCGGTGCTTATTTTAGTGGGAGTGGGAATTGGAAGGCTATGCTCTTGATTAGAGGTGAAAGCAAATTATATCCAACCCTTGAATCTAGTCAACACAACCTAAATAGACTTTTGTGTATCGAGTCAGGTTGAATTCTTTTTAGTGTACCGATTTAGAATTGAATTGGGTGAATTTCAAACTCGATGAACCTGACTCCATGATATGTACAGAAAAGATATGCTTCAGACAGAGCTGTAAGAAGCTTTGTTTCTAATCACTTATACCAGTGAAAAAATGTGTACACAGTAAACAATTATTAGGGAATTACTTTTCTTGActtaaaaaaagaacaatatattagtatttaaaGGGAAAACGAAATCCTAATAAAAGGAAATACATCTCCATACATAAAGACGCTATATCAGGAGCAAATTTACCAAGTAAACTCCTAATCTCAATCCCTTGATTTAAGGGATTTCTCACAAacaaatctatatttatatcaataaatCCATACTTATTGTACAGTTACGTGCAATATATTCACCCATATTTCTACGGTATCTTTATTATTTAGACCAAAACACACTTTGCTTCGGATTTAATAATTTCTTGGCATTTGGCACTTAATTGTAATATGGTTTTTAGGCCATACAGAATTCGTACTCCTAGGAAAGTAACTTGTGCACACGGTGTGTACTTTAGTTGCAGTATGTTGGTCCTCTGTAATGCATTTTGAAATGGAAAGATAAAGTTGAAAAGACAGCCAAACCTTTTCATCTTCAATGGTCCACTGGTAATTTTTACATAGCTCAATAGAAAGAAAACAGAGTACCCtgacaaaacaaaaaagtagtcaatatttgaatttgaaatacaatcatgcataaattgatgAAAACTTGATTTTAACTGTCACCTCGGGAAATAACGGATAAATTAGCAATTTTCGGCCAATCCCAAGTTGTTCACTCTACGAATGCAACATGACAGTAGACGGAATTCCCACCCTTAAAATACTCCGTGCTTCACAAATTACAGTATTACCATTCACAAAGACACTAGCAGTAATTGTCTGACAATAATAATATCTTGGATTAGACAAATACCTTCCACCAACCATATATGATTGAATGTAGAAGGCATAACACACAAActgtcaaaagaataaatatatgttttatatgaaatagaaaataaaattattagctTGTGCGTTCCAGAAAAAACAGGTAAAAGTAGAAAAAGTAAAGCGTAAATGTGAGATCtcaaaaattagaataaattaatttctctcattacatatatttgatatatatgtCGGAAGTAGGATATTAAATGCATTACTAAAAGTTGGTAGACTATTAAATGTTGTTATGTTGGATATTGAGTGCAATAGTTGTTAGTAGAATACTAAATTGTATTACTAGAAGTTGTTAGAACTTATTAGTAGTTGTTAGAAGATTTAAGAGATTGTAATTCTTACTTTAGTGTTTTAGTTCTCTGTATATAGAAGTTGATATTCTCTTTCAAATcaatcaattgaataaaaatcttctttcttttatattaattatttctagtatatatacataaattgaTAGGATAATTTAGGTAAAAAGCACAACCTATTCTTGGAAACAAATCTCCCGAGACTGGAATTTATACCCTAGTAATAAAACAAAGATACCGcgaaatacaaaattaaaaccaataggaataaaattgaaacttcCAATAATATCTCAACAGAATAAATATACTATACTATCAGTTATTCTTTTAGTTTGACTCATTTTATCTTATGAACTACAGACTTTCATAGGAGAAATActgattttttcaaaataaattgatcAAAGACGTAGTCAGGATCAAACTTAAAGTAAACTGAACAAAGGTGTGATGGGCATGTGGAACTTGTACTGTTAATTAAGAGTTAAACAGGTAGTGCCAAGGTCAATCATACGATAAAAGATTATCGTAGCAAAACTTactttaagtgttttagtggtGTATTAAAGCATCTCGTTGATAACAtctatttttatctaattttgtGAGACTATTGTCGTAAATAAATCAACTTATTCCTAGCttacattttgttttatcttcaaatttagtgtgttttgtattgttttgtattttaatggttttatgtttgttttacttttaatatctTTGTTTAAGTGTGTAAAATTAACATAGGGAGCAATTCTAGTGAAGAAAAACAAGTAAGAACTTAAAGGAGCATGTTTTAGATAAGAAatgatcaatttgaagcaaataacCACATTGGGCACCATTGGGATCACGCCCAGTTCTTCAATTATAGAGTGTTATTGCCAAACTGCTTGGGACTGAGCGCCACCAGCCCTTGCACAGGTAGCACTAAACGGTGGAAAAGTGCCATTGAGCACGAGTTAGTGCGGAAGAACTTGAGCTGAGAAACGGCTTGATAGAGACCCCCTTTCGTGTTTTAACTGATGGCACTTAGAAATGGCCTCGCTAACATGTCAAAATTGGGTATTTATTCATGTTTTCCTCTAGGTTTTGGGGAATTCTCTTCCTCCCACTATCTCTCTCCACCTAAGGCGACTGAGAAAGGTCCTTGGAGGTTGTTTGGGGTGTTGGAAAGCTCTCCCACCCCTTCTTGCGTCTTCAGTCTTAGTTCATGGTGTTATGCCCCTTTAGAGTTTGATGAGAGATAGGATATATGAATTGAAGATGTTGATTTGAAGGGAAGGCACAATTGGAGCATGGAGCAACTCCTAAGAATCTTGGGAAAGTTTGGTTctaatttcttccttatctctttaATTTGTATGACCTTGGTTCTTTATCATGGATGTTAGAATTATTGGTTAGTGTGTGTGAGTTGTGTGTGAGTTGTGTGTATCTTAATGGtagaataattactaagtcTACTTATGTtagtgagggggagtatgtttccaatCCCAATCAATAATTTCATTGTTTCCACCGTTCAtagtgagggggagtatgtttccaagACACTGCAAGCCAAGTATGGTAGTCCCTGTAGTTTGTAACTTtcagccactacaggccccatcaccCATCCATCTCAGAGATGGGGATCCAGTCCTTGCAGTTTGTCATTTATGTGGCAAGCCAAGTATTGCAGTTCAAGCCACATAAGTATGGTAGTCCCTGTAGATTTGTTGCTTTTAGCAACTATAGGCCCCATCACCCATCAGTCTCAaagatggcagtccctgtagttttgtcgcatttagccactacaggccccatccttacttgatgagGGATTTTGTCCTTGCAGATTGTCAGTGTCCACCACTGCTCTCCATCATCCACTTTTGAAGTTGAAGTTTCACAAGTTGCTATAGTTGTTCGTTGACATGTGATAACACATTGACATGTGATAACACACTGCCTCACACTCTTGAAAAAAAATCTAGTTCAAAATCAAGTTTATCTATTTCAAGCTTGGTTCATataatttgtatgctccagcttgagggggagtgttagaattaTTGGTTAGTGTGTGTGTGAGTTGTGTGTGAGCTGTGTATCTTAATGGtagaataattactaagtcTACTTATGTTAGGGTAGTCAGTAAGACTAAAGTAGGGAGTAGTGTGTAGGTTTATCTATAATCATTGTACCTAGCAGTCTAGGACAGTTCCTTGACCTTCCATCTCCTTATTGTATCAACTCTTTATCTATATAAATTGTTCCAGTGTGTGGCTAAGTAATCCGAACCCTTCACACTTTAGTCTCTCCTCCGATCGTTCACTTCCTCATCTCCTCTCGCTTGTCCGTCCGTCTCTACTAAGATTCGCTTGGggggtacctgctaaaggcactctGATGCTTAAGTCAGTTAAAAGTCCAATCGGGTATTAGAACTCCGTATTGAATGCGCGATAAATGAACCTATATACCTGGTACCcttgacttgtatttatagtgcTGGATATGGGCCTAATATTAAGGTGGCCCTAATCAGGGCCCAATCTCAGCCCAATGACCTTAATCATGCAATTATCTTAATCATGCTGACTTTATCTTGACCTTCTAATCCGTTCGTTCATGACCGTCCGGCCACTCCAACATGAGATGATCGACCGCTTCACTTGTTCAGAGGTCTTTCATATATTAATCCTTCTTTTAGGAGTCCGACCGTCCTACTTGTTCGGTGAATATCAGATGACACGTGTCCGATTCCTATAGGCGAGGATGCGGGGCAACGCAATAGTCTTTCAATCTGAGCCCTTAGTTGTGCTTCGTTTGAACGGTGACGATGTGATCAacgatttcaaaattttggctATAAATAGGGGCTCTTTAACGGTTTCAGACTTACTTTTACTTCTTATTCTTACTGCAGCCGTCCGGTTTTTCTTCAAGTAGGTAAATAAATGGCTACTACTTTGTCTTCTTCCGGCTTAGCGGGTGGAGACAGTGGGGGCTCCTCTAATGATAGCGGGACTTCTCGCAGCTCAGGGTCATCATCCTGGATTGAAAGGTCCGACACCGAGAGGGGGTCTCCGGATTCCTCAGAATCTAGCATCGATCGAATAATATACGCGGAGGCTCTGTTCCTCTTGGAAGGTGGGGTGGAAGTGAATGTCGTGCAAGCAGCCCCGGCCAGTGGTTGACTGCCTATTGGCGGTTATGACTGGGCTTCGCACGATGTGGGGTCCTATGAATCTGAGTTCGGGAACCGGAATGTCCTTTTGGACTGGGCAAACAAATCTTTTCTGGCTCGTGATGAGGCAGATGCTCAATTGTTTCGTATGAGCGTATGCTACCGCAACGAACGGGTCTTCCATGGAAAAGGGACAAGTTCTGAGGACTTCTTTTTTGTATATACGTATGTGTTTCGTCGGATGTTTTTGCGCATTCCTTTCACCCGTTTTCAAGCAGTCGTCCTAAAGAGGATGAACGTCGCTCCTTCCTAGTTGCACCTGAACGGGTGGGCTTGTATTATGGTGTTCCTAGTGATGTGCTCGGCCTTAGGCATCACACCCTCCCTCTCGGTGTTCTTCCACTACTTCCACGTCTGGCCACTCGCAAAGCGAGGTTGGGTTTCACTGACGTCCATCCAAGAGGGCTTATTCAAACCTCACTCGGAGTCCTTCAAGGACTTCAAGAcgaaattctttaaaataataataaaagagggCAGACGAAACCAATTTTGCGACCCGACGGGCGAGCCATTGTTCCCTTATTACTGCACCGAGGAGCCAGCCCGAATAAACATTGTGCCGACCAGTAGTATGACCCCGGTTGAGGTCGAAGCTATGAGGACCATCAATGATCTTCCTTGCCGTCTTCCTGCCCGCAAACTGGTCGAATGCCTCTGCCACGAGGATTTTACTAACGTGGCATTTGGTACGATTTTAGTATCCACCCATATTTGCTTATTGACCTGATCTTGTCTAAGTTCATGTTTCTTCTGTTGGTGTCATGTCATTCCCGGGCCCCCGCAAGACAAGCTATGTTCCTCCCGCCCGGAAGAAAGATCTTCGACTGTCCGGTGGAAGTGAGGACGTCCAGGAACCTTCTCAGCCTAAACCGACTTTCAAGATTGTTTGACGGGCGCCTCCTTCCCAGCCTCCGCCCATGGGTATTTTGCTGACTAATGTGCCCCGTGCCGGTTCCAATCCTTTGGTTCGCAACTTCTTGTCAGCCAACGTTGCCCCCACTAATCCTCCTAAGGTGATTGTGGGTGTCTCAGAAGCTATTGCCGGCACCTCCAAGCCTGTTCTGGCGGATATCTCCCGCTCTtctaagaagaagaagagatccAAAGAGGGGGATAAGTCTTTCTCTAAAAGGAGTAGGCGAGACAGCCCTCCCCAATCTCTTTCCGGTGGTCTCCTTGATTCGTCCTTTGGCGTAAGCGATCGGATGGACTTCCGAATGAGCTCCGCTCAACGAGAGGTGGTTGAACAGCTCTCCGAACGGGAGATCATTAAGGCTTCCCTAGAGCTCACCGGTCGAGGGGCTATGCTGATGTGGTATGCGGAGGGTTTTGCTGACCGGCGTGGATTGGAGGAGATCCAAAAAGAACTCGTTGTGGAGAAGAAGGCCGCCTCCGACGCGAAGGCCAACCTGGAAGCACTCACTCTCGAGCATTCCAAATGCGAGTCTGAGCAGACCGACTTGAAGAGGAAACTAGAGGACGCGTGCGTGGAGGTGGTGACGCTCACTAAAAGGTTGCAAGATCTAAGGCTGAAGTATCAGACTGAAAAGGAGGAAACCGCTCGGCAGGGCGCGAACCTCCGTCAAGCTAGAGAGAAGATCAAGAATCAAGAATAAGAGCTAATGGAACTTCACTCTGAGAATATCAGGTTGGAGGGAGAGTTGCACAAGGCGACTGAGGATATTGACCGGCTGAATCAAGATGTTCAGCTGAAGCATGAAGAA
Above is a genomic segment from Vigna radiata var. radiata cultivar VC1973A unplaced genomic scaffold, Vradiata_ver6 scaffold_309, whole genome shotgun sequence containing:
- the LOC111241204 gene encoding uncharacterized protein LOC111241204, with protein sequence MQNRGITPLHRITFWLHRITFWLASVLNTKRHCHVHFLKLLFDLSKRYNLVSYYPRFFILSIGFLQRRCRRALLLWVSLTIELPCVHCFVFATTAVVLPRVASISAPPRVLHRCRFAVVWSGAAIVPAILTFVAVAAAPTVIALGAAKLFIF